Genomic window (Tachysurus fulvidraco isolate hzauxx_2018 chromosome 20, HZAU_PFXX_2.0, whole genome shotgun sequence):
gttttgtttgttcaggtGTAAAACCAATCCGTGAGTCAgccataatgttttattagggctcccaaatttatttatttatttatttttctttagtgtGTGGTCATTGGCCTGCAGTCAACTGGTGAAGCTCGAACACTTGAGGCCTTGGAGGAAGGTGGAGGTGAACTCAATGATTTCGTCTCTACTGCAAAGTGAGTCTTTTACCTCTTTCAAATATTCACACAAAGCCAGAACCAGAAAAGGGAAGACTGTGCTACTTCCTCTTGCCATTTTTACTTGGGAAAATACTTGTTACAAAGGTTGGGAAACTCCTGTGTCTGGGGAATGCTCATGTCCTGTTTTGTGTTGCAAGTTAGAATACCTTGTGTCGAATTTTCACAAATTGAAAACATGAATTCTCATCCTGTGGACTGCGGCGGCAAGTAGCGTTGCTGTCCTGCAGAACCCGGCTCCTTGGTGGGAGAACCTCTGTATTAGCTGTGACCCTGGCCAGGGTGAAGTGCTTACTAAATCCCAGCACATTCAGCACAGAAAACTTTTCATGACTCGTTTGTGTTTGTAGCGCTACGCACGCTGGTTTACCGGTTCATTAAGTACACTTAGCTCAGCATCTTGAGCTAATTTTGTGCACCAGAATTTAGCATCATAGAGAAATGATTTCAGAAATGATTGGTCAATGATTTCAGGGACGGCGTGAACTAGTTAAACATTGAAAATGTTTGAGGAACGTTCGGTGATGATGCATGTGTGACAGTGTCTAAGAGTGTGAATAAACTGTAGCCAAGAAAAGATTAACTCGGTCCATAGAAATGTATTTTGGCAGTTACAGTGTATGCCATGATGTTCAGATGTACTGATAGCTGGAATGTGTATTTGGAAAAGGTTCGATCGGCTTTCGAAATAAccacaaatacaaaatatcaAACGACCAAATGCAATGCAACACATTGTGCTTATATGATCGTTAAACAACCTGCAAACCACATTGTAAGTACTGTCAACTGAATGGGGTATCTTTGGTGACTAGTAACAAACATTTGCTGCTTAAAAATTAATCACATTGACCAAAAGTGCagcctttttattttctatggTCAGCATGAAGtgacaattacacacactctctctctctctctctctctctctctctctctaatatatatatatatatatcctttacTTCATTTCCTCTTCAGTGAGCTGTCTGGTCGCTCTGAACACAGCTATACTTTTCTGCCTTCATAAAAATGCTACAGCTGAATAATGATTTTCTTTGTTGTAATATTGGAGAAGTTCTTTTTGTGGTTTAACACGATCGTAGCTCTTTTGTAACCGAACTGGACAAGTATGTTCTCAGATTCTCAATGCCAACATGATGCATGCGTGTAAATGCTGCACACCAGTATTATGGTGTACGTCATGTAGCGTGTCTAATATTCTGACAGCACTGCATGCAATTTCactgttttaaaaaagtttcttaACGTGTGTTGATatgtagaataaaataaataaagttaaaataaaatgaaaagtaaattATATTGAGGAGAGAGATAAAttggacatttttaaaatctcttttttgAAATCCCTTTTGTTTCAGTGAggattataataatttataaaaatgtaataattttatCCTGAAGGGGTGTCCTGCAGTCACTGGTGGAGAAGCACTTCCCCGCTCCAGACAGACAGAAGCTTTTCAGCTTGCTGGGTATTGATCTATCAGCAAAGAAAACACCTTCACCAGCAGAAACCAAGGAGgagcagaaaggaaaaaagagaaaaggtaacacatctgtacactctgaCTCCCCTGCAGACAAACCTTTACATTTTCTTACCTCATTATTTGTATAAGGTATCTAAGTGGAAATGCTTTTAATAACGCTTTCAGCTTTTGCTCTGAATAAATTTTTTATCCCTAATGTACCTGCAGGTGCAGAAGTTAAAAAAGGAGCAAAGAAGTCTCGGAAATCTGGAGGGCTTTCAGGCAGCAGTTCGGATGAGAGCAATTCAGAAGTCTCGGACAAAGACGACAGCGACGATAGCTTTAATTCCATCAGCTCAGGAGATGAGGACGAAGATGATTTCAACCCCTTCAAGGATGATTCtagtgaggatgatgaagatggtAGGTACCAGGGTTTCTTTTAGATTCTTTAAACGAGCGTTTTAACGTGAACTGTGACTTACTACTGTAACGTGTGCTCATATTTTTGCCTCTAGATCCTTGGCTAATCCGTAAAGACTCTAAAAAGAGCAAggaaaagaagaacaagaagaagaaaaaaagcataGACCCAGATTCCATTCATAGTGCCTTGTTAGCCTCTGGGCTTGGTTCGACCAGGCCTGCTTTCACAACACCTGTTGTAAAACCCCCATCAAACAACACTGTTGCTCCTGGTAGGTGGTTAGAAAATGCATCttgtagctctgtgtttaatttttttttctatactccTAAAAGTTTTTTTATGCATGCAGAAGATTTTTCAACTATAGAGTTGTTTccatataaaaaacaaaatgtgtttttatttatttatttatttgtttgtttattagacATACAATTTGAGTGCTGTTTAAGACAAGGATCAGAAAAACAGCAGGGGTCGAAAATAAAAGTGAGGAAGAAAACATTGCAGTGAATCAGACCTACATTGTCAGAGGgttgtttttataatgtttacCTTGACATGTTTCCTGTGACTCATTCTTTAAATATATGCACTACACAGCATGTATAAAGCAGTTATATAATTCTCCAGAAGAGAACATGGCTAGCGAATAGGAAGTGCTAAGAAGCTTAGTGTttgaatggaaagaaaaaaatttaaaaattccaGGGTGAAGTCATCGATGTTGAGGCGTAATGCATATCATTTTGACACTTTAAAACCAAGCAAGGACTTAAACCATGCTGAAGTATTTCAATGAGGCTTGCGTTTGACCTGGTGTCATTTTCTCACAGCTAAAAGTGAGCCTGAAGAAAGTAGCTGTGTGACCAGTAATGATGCAGTGGAGGATGCTCAGCAGATGAAGAGGGAGCTGTTGGAACAGCTGGAGAAACTGGCTGAGGATCTGCCACCAAACACACTAGACGAGCTTATTGATGAGTTGGGAGGCCCTGAAAATGTGGCAGAGGCACGTTTTTACAGCGATGTGGTATCGCTGTATTGcagattttgtaaaaaaaaaaaaaatcataccttttttaaattcagtagTATTAGACATTCTGTGTAATTTACacaatttgtgtgttttgtagatGACTGGGCGCAAAGGCAGAGTAGTCAGCAATGACGATGGCAGCATCTCCTACGAATCAAGATCAGAACTGGACGTTCCTGTAGAAATCCTGAACCTCACCGAGAAGCAGAGGTTCATGGATGGAGAGAAGGTACGTTTGAAATATTCCCTCATTTCAAATTGTTCCTAGAATCATTGAATGCGTTGGTGCTAAAGTCgcatttttcttttcagaacaTTTCTATAATCTCCGAAGCAGCTAGCTCTGGTATTTCACTGCAAGCAGACCGTCGAGTGAAGAACCAGAGGAGAAGGGTGCACATGACTTTAGAGCTGCCATGGAGTGCAGACCGGGCTATTCAGCAGTTCGGTCAGTACTTTGCAATCTGGTTTGTTTTAGGAGATAAATGTATAAGAATCTACTGCACACCTTTCTTTCTAATGGCAGTTAAAATTTGATTAATTTGCATGAACCTTGCAGGCAGAACACACAGATCTAACCAGGTCACTGCTCCCGAGTACGTGTTCCTGATATCCGAACTTGCTGGAGAACAAAGATTTGCCTCCATTGTTGCCAAAAGACTAGAGAGCTTGGTGAATgtctatcatttatttaatagtattaattcaaagaggaaaaaaaaatcagtcaacAAATAACTATTTGTCTGCTCTTTCATAGGGTGCTTTAACACATGGAGACCGAAGAGCAACAGAAACAAGGGACCTCAGTCGATTCAACTTTGACAACAAAGTAAGAGCTCATTTACCTTACAAATATTTTGAATCtaattaaaatagaattattaaaaaatgttgttcTTGTTTTACAGTATGGCAGAAACGCTCTTGAGATTGTTATGAAGTCCATTGTCAATTTGGATGCACCCTTGGTCTCTCCACCGTCTTATTTCGAAGGGGATTTCTTTAAAGGTAAATAGCATTTTGTTTTAAGTAATTGGAAGACTAGACTAAGCCTTTAAGCCCAGGCGGGTTTGGAATTAAACTCGTTTGAATGTCCACAGAAATCCGCAATGGTTTAATTGGTGTGGGGCTGATTAATGTGGAGGATAGGTCTGGTGTTCTTTCATTGGATAAGGGTAAGTTggagtgtttatttgtttgattatataaataaataacatgtacacagacatacaaatcCAGCATTATAAGCATTGAGAATTTAgcaaaacagcattttatttgtttatttgtttgtttttttaaagactacAACAACATTGGAAAATTCTTAAACCGGATCCTTGGCATGGAAGTCCAGCAGCAGAATGCCCTCTTCCAGTATTTCTCGGACACGTTGAATGCTGTCATTCAGAATGCTAAAAAGAATGGGAGATACGACATGGGAATTCTgggtaagaaaaaaagaatattcaAAAATCCTTTTTTGAGGGGATGTTTGATTTGACAAAATATTAAGGCTTTTATTTCTTAAACCCTTCTTTGCAGATTTGGGCTCTGGGGATGAGAAAGTTAAAAAGATCGACGCGAAAAAGTTCTTGACGCCAGGTTACTCCACATCAGGCCATGTTGAACTTTATACAGTAAGggtgtatacacacattataagcATCGTTTAGTAGCCTCACAGATTTACAGTGTTCAGAAACTCCAAACTAAGTCTTTCATGAAAACTGATGCTCTTCACATCATACACCTTTGGAGATGATGCGGATTTGGCTGATTACCTGTAAGAAGATGATAACAAGGGTGTTCTGTCCATCAGGTTAGTGTGGAGAGGGGTATGTCATGGGAGGATGCTACACATATCTGGGCAGAACAGAGCGGACCTGACGATGGCTTCTACGTGCAGGTGAGAGCAGTGGTATCACTCGAAGAtttcactcactcgctcacccACCCGTTTGATGCATATACAAGTTCTTATACGCTGAATTGTTTTGATGTAACTAGGTACGGAATAACAAGAAAATAGCTATCATGGTCAAAGAAGTCAACACCAAAAAGAGACTCTTCATGGTCTACAGGCCAAATACAGGAAAACAGCTCAAACTGGAGACGCACACAGATATACGCAAGCGATGCAAAAAGGTAACGTCTCCTGCCAATTCATGTATCAAAACATTTGCAAACAATTTTTGGCACAAAAGACTGTTGGCATgcttgttaatttttttttcttcttctaataaATAGGTTCTTTCAGATGAGGCTAAGCAGTGCTGGGTAGATCAGTACAAATCTTCAGCGGATGTTTGCTCTCATGCCTATTGGTGAGTAACTTTTATCCtctgactgtttttattttatttatttattggtaatAAGTGTATTAACAAGATCTGTTTTTTATACAGGCGAGGGAACTGTAAAAAGACGTCAGTGGGGCTGCAGTGTGAAATAGGGTTGCGTTGCCGGACGTACTATGTCCTATGTGGCTCCGTTCTTAGTGTGTGGACCAAAGTGGAGGGTGTCTTGGCCTCTGTCAGCGGAAGCAACATGAAGATGCAGATTGTCCGTTTGAGAACTGAGGATGGACAGCGAATAGTAGGTGAGTAAGCTGGACATGTTGTAATTCCAAAATCCTTTTTAGCCCCATGAAGAGATGCTAatacttaatttatttttttggccacCCAGGTCTGATCATTCCAGCAAACTGCGTGGCTCCCCTTACCAACATCCTGTCTACATCAGACCAATCGCAGCAGCTGGctgtgcagcagcagcagatgtGGCAGCAGCTGCACCCACAGAGTCTCAGCCACTCGTTCAACACATAGCAAAACCCAGTGGGCCAATGGCGAACACGGGACCCCAGCACTGCATCACGAGCCTTCTTCTTTGCCATCATGCTAAGAGGAAGACTGCCTTTGTGTGGATAGAGGCTCGCTGGACTACTGATTCAAAAGCTGTAAAGCCTCCCATGTTAAAGAGGAAGTAGTGTGAGGATGGGTTGGGAGAATAGAATATTGTTCAGgctgcttgctttttttttttttcttctttctcattTGCCGGTGTTCAACCCCTTATTCGTTAAAGCTGCAAAGTCACCCCTATTTGTTTTTACACAGATCAGCCCTCAGGGGTTCAACGTCTCCCAAGTTCTCTTCCGGGCCTCAATACAAAAAGCATGCTTTATTTTGATTTTGGATGCCATACCACACGGCCATTGACCAAATCTATTCCATCATTTTTGCACTGAAATAAACTGTTTGGTCAAAGATATACAGTTATTCCACTGTAATTGTAATCGATAAGCAAAGTTTGTTGACTGTTTGCTTTAGTTCTGCACTGGCGCCATGAGCATTATGTAGGTAAGCAACGGAAATGTATTCTTAAGGCATCGTGAAAAGAATTTGAGTGATAAAGGCATTACGTCCATAGCTCCAGTACAAAACCAGCTGAAAGCATCTTTAGCTGATGAGATACagttgggttaaaaaaaaatgtatgcatgGCCAAACTTTGTCTTTGAGACTTGAGTATAGTGTGCACTAatattctttgtttgtttttccagtaGAAACGTTATTTTTTTTGAGGCTCCACCTTAACTAGTCCTACAGAAACTAATTTCCACAGATATTTTAGTACAGAACAGGAAGTAGCTGTACGTTCTGTGATGACATAGTAAGCTTGCCCATCagacatttatcattttttatttttcttttagttgGAGATACATTTTTACAAGAACAGAATTGCACAATGGTCGACTGCATGGTAGGATCCTGTGGGATCTGCTTTTCTGCACTGTAACCCCCTCTGACATTCTGTAGCATGCTTACCGCTACCTACTGCAAACTTCTGTGAAGAGATTTGTTGAATGTCATAGTGCAAAGATGGTGGAATACCCCTGTAAATATCGAACAAGATCTCGATCAAGTGATGCTCTCCTAGGGAAAGCACTGGCTCTTCAATGGATGacacatttaataaattataatgcCTAACCCAAAAGACTCGTCTGGGCGCATCGAGAACCGATGGCGCATGGTCGAATGGATAACTAGCTTCTTTATTTTGTCTATGAAAGAAGTCAGTCTGAGGgggtcagtttttttttttttttgccctttttcTCCTTTGCcctgtttttgtatatttaattacaAGATGATTGACTGAACATTGTTATAAACTGGAATCCGCTTATCGTTAAGCTACATCGACATTGACCAGCTTTTAATCAGCACATTTCCTGCTTCTTGCTTTTAATATTTGCTGTCACACGGAACATTTAACGTGCTAGGGTGGAAGGACTGTAATGCCTTTTCCCACCACCTCATAATTCAGTGTATAATGTTCACCAGGTGCAAAATGCTTCTCCAATATTTGTGTATAATTGCATATCTGAAATTCTGTTCTGCTTATGCTATAGATGTTGGCACACTTTAGGGACGATGCCATTTCAGCCTTGCACGAGTTGCACCACTGTCTGATCacttgtacatttaaaaaaaaaaaagaacaaaaaaaaaaaccaccaacCCTATGAACATTGAGCTGAGTGCAAGATATCTACCTCTTGCATATGACCAATAAATCTTGTGGATACCCTTGATGTgaggtcattttttttatttatttattttactttctgaATGAATTTTAACTCAAATGCCTGAGTTGTACATATGGctttatatgcttttttttgcatgtgGGAAGTTGATTACAGACCTACAAGCCCTATAACCCTAGACTGTGATTTACTTAACCACAGCAACATGCCTTAGAATCGAGATCTTTGcctaaataagtaataaaaaaaagaaggaggtGACGAGACTGGATTTAAGATGCACAAACCGATGGAAAACTCATTAAAGTTGGATTTCACGATGGAGGAAGACCGAATATAATAACAGTAACCTAAAAAGTTGATCTGATTCTTATCTAAAAGCCGAGTTTATAAGTCAAATTCTGTCATAAATACACAAAGGGGGGAAATTAGATTAGAAACTCAAACGTATTTTTCATACGAATCACTTTCAAAATATCACAATTTTGTCGTATTACACGTTTATTAAGCGtgtggttaaaaaaattaaaaagaaaaaaatccacatcAAAAGTcgcttttttattaaaaaaaaaaaaagtagaaataaaGTTAACGATGGCTCCAGATTATCATCTCACTTCTATCTCTGATTAAAAACTTTTAGGATTTTGTTCCAAGAGTCTCCTGCTAAATCGggatttttaattgttttttgtgtCTAAGTTAATAGTTCTCTATCATTATAATGATGGATTGCATTGTGGGTGTCAATATAAGTGACGGCCATATTTGCCGGTGCTGCTTCTCTCTGCTGTAAACAAAAAGTGACTGTGAGACGGACGCTTCGCTGAATTTAgggacatttttatttctgtaatttatGATGTCTTTAGGAATGTCTTACAAACCTAACCCCCACCAGCACATTCCGGGAACTTCTGGGAACCAAGGTGAGCGAAAAAATAGGCGAAAATGTCGCGTCTTGGCTTCGTTACGTCGAGTGTAAAAAAATTGGCGTTACAAAGGATACCTGGGGAAAAAGCGTGTCTGTAGTTTTTGTCCAGTCAGATAGCTAAAGGGTCAGATCCTGAGAGCTAGGCTAATTCACATCCGCCATTATTACCACTGAAAAAAGAGCCATCCCCGGTAAGGATTGTGGAAAATGCGAGCGTGTGGCGGTTCTGGCGGTCCTTCTTGCCGTGTCCGTGTCGTTAGATGGCCGATCGGGTTTCGGTGAAGGCCGCTACGTTGTAATAAAAAGGTATCCTTTTAGCTGCTAAGATCAGCGCCGTTCCGTTTCCTCCATGATAGTCTCTCCAGGGCGCTTGATTGATCGCATTCAGACgcgcttaaaaaaaaaaaaagaagctaaaagaataaaagatcGTTTTGGGGACATCTAGAGTTCATATGCGGTACTACAGGacaaaaaacatcacacactcttaatacaatactatactaGATTTAGGATTAATTAATCATACTATAACTGTGATAAAATGTGGTATCGTTATGGTTCAGCCCTGAGCCTAAGGTCATATTTGTGTGAAGGTTCAATTCGATttgattcaaatttatttgtattgcgcttTTTACGCTTTGTctcaaaagcagctttacagaacataaacatagagatatatatatatttcatatattatttatatgaataaataaattgaatgagATATGAATAAATCGTGCACAAGGTtagtgaaagtaaataaacattacTACTAGTAGTTATGGTTTGTTAGACTTCTGTAAGTATGTTACTGTACCTTGGTCAGGGTTACAGTGGATCTGGAGCAgtgggaagaaaccagagaacccaaaggaaacccacatggacaatgaggagaacatgcaaaactagCCACACAAGTAGTAAAAACTCTGctgaataataatgatgatgtgtTTTGTCCGTTTTAGCAGGAAACATCCCCTCTCCCTCTTCCAGCATCTCTACAGTTCAATCATACAAGCCAATTATAAATGACTTTGGGCTGCCATCCTTTGGATTTTCACAGGTAAGTTAGAACCCTGTTAAAAATACAGCTCTCATGTATTTGTTTGAAGCAAACAGCATTCTAATAATCTCACTTATGTATAGGGGCCAAATGGAACTCAGGCTCCACAGAGCAAATACGCTGAACTTCTCGCAATCATCGAAGAGCTCGGGAAAGAAATAAGGCCAACGTATGCTGGAAGTAAAAGTGCCATGGAGCGACTCAAACGAGGTACTTTTTATCATTTCTTAAACAGTTTATACACTTTGGTttatacatgtattttattgCCTGATATAAACATGATGCTTGTTTTTATATCAAAGGTATAATTCATGCAAGAGGGCTTGTCCGGGAGTGTCTGGCAGAGACGGAAAGAAACGCACGATCTTAGCCTATGAAGCCTGCCTCTGGTTTAAGGGCAGAAGATTTCTTCTACTACTTTTACAGAAGGGTGCTGCATGGCTTTTACCCATAACAGAGGGACGAAACAATCAAAAATTTATTCATTAAGTAGTGTAGTTAAAGCATGGGATGGAGGTGTTGCAATGTTACTTGTGATGAATGCAACAAGAGATTGGATTTGAGTGTTGCCATTTgggattttatttctcttataactcctattatatatattttttccaataTAAGAACAAGCAAGCTTATCTGCATGCAATGAGGAGATGGACCAGAGTTTGAACGTGCATGGCTTTTAAAGGTTTACAGTAGGGAGGTCCTCTTAAATTTGATCAAGTGTAAGGATTTAGGTTTTCTTTGAATTGGGAGACAGTGAGGACTGTTATAGTAATGgcattgttttagtttttttttatttattaccttgtgtaataaaatgtattttcatgTACAAAAAGGTCACTTTTTGAAATTTTGTATAAAGGTCAATAAACAAGACATTTGTTGTCTGTAAGATGTTTGTGTGATTATTGGCgttggtttggattttttttttc
Coding sequences:
- the sbno1 gene encoding protein strawberry notch homolog 1 isoform X6, which encodes MDPGQDLLLAALSESGICPNDLFDIDSQDSAQSPASQQSVSKNVHDIGLVSEAAGIVGIEPAVPPTPTVTVRKPQPSTTTFVLNQLNQLPSLGTIVVTKPSVGTSSRQTITVTKVVQTSAAAQRSSSSSSTTATVCSVVPSTREQIKLKDLLRTSGAKTNSLGELMKLKPPPDIAQPVATATGTMEVNNGVKKEVSSKDVARIWANEEIKMRSFSPVNKLPGMKEEEEPEEEEEEELGHAETYAEYMPMKLKIGERHPDPVVETSSLSSVSPPNVWYRLSIPEETIDRGWLSALQLEAITYACQQHETFLPNGDRAAYLIGDGAGVGKGRTIAGIIYENYLLGRKRSLWFSVSNDLKYDAERDLRDIGAKNIQVHSLNKFKYGKISSKHNGSVKKGVIFATYSSLIGESQTGGKYKTRFKQLLHWCGDDFDGVIIFDECHKAKNVCPIGSSKPTKTGLAVLELQNKLPKARVVYASATGASEPRNMAYMNRLGIWGEGTPFKEFSNFIQAVERRGVGAMEIVAMDMKLRGMYIARQLSFQGVTFKIEEVPLTNNYIKMYNKSVRLWVSAREKFQQAANLMDAEQRMKKSMWGQFWSAHQRFFKYLCIASKVRRVVQLAREEVKNGKCVVIGLQSTGEARTLEALEEGGGELNDFVSTAKGVLQSLVEKHFPAPDRQKLFSLLGIDLSAKKTPSPAETKEEQKGKKRKGAEVKKGAKKSRKSGGLSGSSSDESNSEVSDKDDSDDSFNSISSGDEDEDDFNPFKDDSSEDDEDDPWLIRKDSKKSKEKKNKKKKKSIDPDSIHSALLASGLGSTRPAFTTPVVKPPSNNTVAPAKSEPEESSCVTSNDAVEDAQQMKRELLEQLEKLAEDLPPNTLDELIDELGGPENVAEMTGRKGRVVSNDDGSISYESRSELDVPVEILNLTEKQRFMDGEKNISIISEAASSGISLQADRRVKNQRRRVHMTLELPWSADRAIQQFGRTHRSNQVTAPEYVFLISELAGEQRFASIVAKRLESLGALTHGDRRATETRDLSRFNFDNKYGRNALEIVMKSIVNLDAPLVSPPSYFEGDFFKEIRNGLIGVGLINVEDRSGVLSLDKDYNNIGKFLNRILGMEVQQQNALFQYFSDTLNAVIQNAKKNGRYDMGILDLGSGDEKVKKIDAKKFLTPGYSTSGHVELYTVSVERGMSWEDATHIWAEQSGPDDGFYVQVRNNKKIAIMVKEVNTKKRLFMVYRPNTGKQLKLETHTDIRKRCKKVLSDEAKQCWVDQYKSSADVCSHAYWRGNCKKTSVGLQCEIGLRCRTYYVLCGSVLSVWTKVEGVLASVSGSNMKMQIVRLRTEDGQRIVGLIIPANCVAPLTNILSTSDQSQQLAVQQQQMWQQLHPQSLSHSFNT
- the sbno1 gene encoding protein strawberry notch homolog 1 isoform X4, which produces MDPGQDLLLAALSESGICPNDLFDIDSQDSAQSPASQQSVSKNVHDIGLVSEAAGIVGIEPAVPPTPTVTVRQKPQPSTTTFVLNQLNQLPSLGTIVVTKPSVGTSSRQTITVTKVVQTSAAAQRSSSSSSTTATVCSVVPSTREQIKLKDLLRTSGAKTNSLGELMKLKPPPDIAQPVATATGTMEVNNGVKKEVSSKDVARIWANEEIKMRSFSPVNKLPGMKEEEEPEEEEEEELGHAETYAEYMPMKLKIGERHPDPVVETSSLSSVSPPNVWYRLSIPEETIDRGWLSALQLEAITYACQQHETFLPNGDRAAYLIGDGAGVGKGRTIAGIIYENYLLGRKRSLWFSVSNDLKYDAERDLRDIGAKNIQVHSLNKFKYGKISSKHNGSVKKGVIFATYSSLIGESQTGGKYKTRFKQLLHWCGDDFDGVIIFDECHKAKNVCPIGSSKPTKTGLAVLELQNKLPKARVVYASATGASEPRNMAYMNRLGIWGEGTPFKEFSNFIQAVERRGVGAMEIVAMDMKLRGMYIARQLSFQGVTFKIEEVPLTNNYIKMYNKSVRLWVSAREKFQQAANLMDAEQRMKKSMWGQFWSAHQRFFKYLCIASKVRRVVQLAREEVKNGKCVVIGLQSTGEARTLEALEEGGGELNDFVSTAKGVLQSLVEKHFPAPDRQKLFSLLGIDLSAKKTPSPAETKEEQKGKKRKGAEVKKGAKKSRKSGGLSGSSSDESNSEVSDKDDSDDSFNSISSGDEDEDDFNPFKDDSSEDDEDDPWLIRKDSKKSKEKKNKKKKKSIDPDSIHSALLASGLGSTRPAFTTPVVKPPSNNTVAPAKSEPEESSCVTSNDAVEDAQQMKRELLEQLEKLAEDLPPNTLDELIDELGGPENVAEMTGRKGRVVSNDDGSISYESRSELDVPVEILNLTEKQRFMDGEKNISIISEAASSGISLQADRRVKNQRRRVHMTLELPWSADRAIQQFGRTHRSNQVTAPEYVFLISELAGEQRFASIVAKRLESLGALTHGDRRATETRDLSRFNFDNKYGRNALEIVMKSIVNLDAPLVSPPSYFEGDFFKEIRNGLIGVGLINVEDRSGVLSLDKDYNNIGKFLNRILGMEVQQQNALFQYFSDTLNAVIQNAKKNGRYDMGILDLGSGDEKVKKIDAKKFLTPGYSTSGHVELYTVSVERGMSWEDATHIWAEQSGPDDGFYVQVRNNKKIAIMVKEVNTKKRLFMVYRPNTGKQLKLETHTDIRKRCKKVLSDEAKQCWVDQYKSSADVCSHAYWRGNCKKTSVGLQCEIGLRCRTYYVLCGSVLSVWTKVEGVLASVSGSNMKMQIVRLRTEDGQRIVGLIIPANCVAPLTNILSTSDQSQQLAVQQQQMWQQLHPQSLSHSFNT
- the sbno1 gene encoding protein strawberry notch homolog 1 isoform X1, with protein sequence MDPGQDLLLAALSESGICPNDLFDIDSQDSAQSPASQQSVSKNVHDIGLVSEAAGIVGIEPAVPPTPTVTVRQKPQPSTTTFVLNQLNQLPSLGTIVVTKPSVGTSSRQTITVTKVVQTSAAAQRSSSSSSTTATVCSVVPSTREQIKLKDLLRTSGAKTNSLGELMKLKPPPDIAQPVATATGTKIILLSTKLMNKPVEVNNGVKKEVSSKDVARIWANEEIKMRSFSPVNKLPGMKEEEEPEEEEEEELGHAETYAEYMPMKLKIGERHPDPVVETSSLSSVSPPNVWYRLSIPEETIDRGWLSALQLEAITYACQQHETFLPNGDRAAYLIGDGAGVGKGRTIAGIIYENYLLGRKRSLWFSVSNDLKYDAERDLRDIGAKNIQVHSLNKFKYGKISSKHNGSVKKGVIFATYSSLIGESQTGGKYKTRFKQLLHWCGDDFDGVIIFDECHKAKNVCPIGSSKPTKTGLAVLELQNKLPKARVVYASATGASEPRNMAYMNRLGIWGEGTPFKEFSNFIQAVERRGVGAMEIVAMDMKLRGMYIARQLSFQGVTFKIEEVPLTNNYIKMYNKSVRLWVSAREKFQQAANLMDAEQRMKKSMWGQFWSAHQRFFKYLCIASKVRRVVQLAREEVKNGKCVVIGLQSTGEARTLEALEEGGGELNDFVSTAKGVLQSLVEKHFPAPDRQKLFSLLGIDLSAKKTPSPAETKEEQKGKKRKGAEVKKGAKKSRKSGGLSGSSSDESNSEVSDKDDSDDSFNSISSGDEDEDDFNPFKDDSSEDDEDDPWLIRKDSKKSKEKKNKKKKKSIDPDSIHSALLASGLGSTRPAFTTPVVKPPSNNTVAPAKSEPEESSCVTSNDAVEDAQQMKRELLEQLEKLAEDLPPNTLDELIDELGGPENVAEMTGRKGRVVSNDDGSISYESRSELDVPVEILNLTEKQRFMDGEKNISIISEAASSGISLQADRRVKNQRRRVHMTLELPWSADRAIQQFGRTHRSNQVTAPEYVFLISELAGEQRFASIVAKRLESLGALTHGDRRATETRDLSRFNFDNKYGRNALEIVMKSIVNLDAPLVSPPSYFEGDFFKEIRNGLIGVGLINVEDRSGVLSLDKDYNNIGKFLNRILGMEVQQQNALFQYFSDTLNAVIQNAKKNGRYDMGILDLGSGDEKVKKIDAKKFLTPGYSTSGHVELYTVSVERGMSWEDATHIWAEQSGPDDGFYVQVRNNKKIAIMVKEVNTKKRLFMVYRPNTGKQLKLETHTDIRKRCKKVLSDEAKQCWVDQYKSSADVCSHAYWRGNCKKTSVGLQCEIGLRCRTYYVLCGSVLSVWTKVEGVLASVSGSNMKMQIVRLRTEDGQRIVGLIIPANCVAPLTNILSTSDQSQQLAVQQQQMWQQLHPQSLSHSFNT